One Skermanella sp. TT6 genomic window, TTGCAGCTTGCCGCCGGGAGGCGGCTCGAGCGGTTGGGGACGATTGGGGAGCGCCCACAGGGCGAAGTTGCCCAGGACGGCGACGGCCAGGACGGCCAGTAGGACGGGGACACGCATGGCGGCGATATCTACACGAAATCGCCGCCACCCGGCATTGAAAAACGGCCCCGTCCGGCACCGGTCCCGGCGCGGGCCCCGGCCTGCCGTCAGGCGTGCGGCCGGGCCTTGTTCCGGGTCAGCAGGAACACGGCCGAATTCTCGTCATAGGCCGGCAGCTGGATCGTCGTGATGTCCGGATTGCGGCGCAGGAACTCGTCGAAGGCGCGCTTCTCGCCCAGGTTCTGCTCCGCCAGGCCGCCGGCGTGCCAGTCGTCGAACAGGAAGACCGCGTGGTCGCCGATCAGGGGTTCGACGAAGGCCAGCGAATCGCGGGCCGAGGTGTAGATGTCGCAGTCGATCATGGCGATGCCGACATGGCGGATGCCGTGCCGCTCGACCAGGTCGGGGGTAAGCGTGTCCTTGAACCAGCCCTTGATCAGGAAGGTCTTGCTCCAGTCCACGCCGCGGCGGGTCAGCAGCTTGCGGGCGAACTCGATCGACGAGGCGAGCTGGCCGCTGCTCCAGAGCTGGTTGTCCTGGTGGTCGGTTTCCGGCGGCAGTCCCTCGAAGCTGTCGAAGCCGAACTGGCGGACGCCTGGCGTGCCGGTCCGGACCAGCGCGTCGTGCATGCAGGCCATGGACGAGCCGTAGCAGACGCCGAATTCCATGTAGTCGCCGATCGGCTTGCCGCCGTTCAGGCCGCGCAGGCGCTCGACGGCGTCGACGAAGCTGGCGGTGAGCTTCCGTTCGGGCACGAGGCCCTGGCCGGCCAGCGCCCGCCGCTGGGTACGGACCCGGTACAGCCAGCGGTTCACCCTGCGGGAGGGCCCGAACAGGCCGAGCGCCATCAGCAGGCGATAGAAGGGCTTGTTGAAGCGGTCGGCACCGAGGGGCCGAGCGGCATGGCTGTCATTGACCGTCATCGGAGCCAGGTTCCTGCAATAGTTTCATCAAGCATCATGAACGGGTGAAGACCATATTGGATGCCTGTATGCCAGGATTTATATGTCGTGCCTCAAGAGAAGATGCAAAGTGGTTATTGACACCTCAAAGAAAAGATTGAATTTCGTGGAATACGGGCGGCTTTTCCGCCAAAAAACATCCATGTGCGACAAATTTGGTCGAAGTTTTGGGTCGATGACTGCACTTTGAAATGACACATTTACTCTTTCAACCTGTCGGCGTCCATCAAAGTTCCGTCTGCTGCCGGCCCGGCATGAAGAAGTAGGTGGACAGGCCGCGCTGGTTCTCGTCGATGATCAGGCGGTGGTTCAGCGGCGGGAAGGCGCGCTGGCTGCAGTCCAGGCGCGGGCACAGGCGGCAATTGACGCCGATCGGCGTCGCGGCGCCGACATTGTCCAGGTCCACCCCTTCGGCATAGACCAGCTGCCCGGCATGGGCGACGTCGCAGCCCAGCCCGATGGCGAACTGCTGGGGCGGGCTGCGCCAGCCGCCGCCGCTCTTGTCCACCGTGCGGGCGATGCTGAAATAGGTCGTGCCGTCCGGCATGCGGGCCAGCTGGGTCATGATCTGCCCCGGCGACCGGAAGGCGTCATGGACGTTCCAGCGCGGACAGGCGCCGCCGAACCGCGCGAAGTTCAGGCTGCCGGCGCTGAACCGCTTGCTGACGTTGCCCGCGTTGTCCACCCGGATCAGGAAGAAGGGCACGCCCTTGGCGCCGGGCCGCTGCAGCGTGGTCAGCCGGTGGCAGACCTGCTCGAAGCTGGCGTCGAACCGGTGGCCCAGGATCTCGATGTCGTACCGGACCGACCGGGCCGCCTCGATGAAGCGGTCGTAGGGCATCAGGACGGCGCCGGCGAAATAGTTGGACAGCCCGATGCGGGTCAGCCGCCGCGCCTCGTCGCCCGAGAGGGACGTTCCGGCGGCGAGCCGGTCCAGCAGGTCGCGGTGGTGGAGCAGGGCGATCTGGCAGGCGAGCTGGAAATTGCGGCCGCTCGGCGGCAGCATCTCCGACAGCAGGATGCGCCGGCTGTGGCGGTCGAACCGGCGCAGGCCGGTGCCCATCACGTCCATCGGCATCAGCTTGACGCGCACGCCGTGGGCGCGGCTGAGGAAGTCGGTCAGGCCGCGGTAGAGGTCGCCGCTCTCCGCCTTCAGGTCGCGCCACAGCTCCTCCGCGGCGCTTTCCAGCTCGGGGAAATGGTTGCCCTGGGCATGGAAGAAGTCGCGGACCTCCTCCACCGGGAAGGCCGCGGCCTGGACGACCTGGAGCTTGTCGCGGTCCGCCACCCGTCCGGCCAGCGCCTCGATGTCCTCGCGCGATTCGCGGTAGGCCTGGTAGAGCGTGACGACAGCCTGGCCCAGGGTCGGGGCGACCGCGGCCAGCTCGCGGAAATCGGAATTCTTGACGTCGCTGCCGGCGAACAGCGGGTCGGCGAACACCTCGCGCAGCCCCGCGATCAGCCGGCTCTCCTCGTCCTCGGCGAAGGCCTGGAGGTCGATCTCGAAGGCCTGTCCCAGCTTCAGCAGGAGCTGGACCGTCACCGGGCGCTGGTTGTGCTCGATCAGGTTGAGGTAGCTGGCCGAGATGCCGAGCTGCTCCGCCATCTGCGCCTGGGTCAGGTTGTGGTCGCGCCGCAGCCGGCGGACCTTGTGGCCCAGCATCGCCTTCTTGTCCGCTCCCACAGCCTGTCTCCGCCTTCGCCGCAGTGCCGCAAAATTTACAAGCTTTACGGATTTACAGCAAGCCGGAAACTAGCCTTTACAGGATTACCCTTTTACAATCAGCCACTTATTGCCCATGGAGCGTTATGACGGTACCTGTAGTTCATCGCTGCACCGCACCTTGGAAAGCGGTCCAGGCCCGGGGCGCCGGCCCCGGAGAACGGTACAAGAAGGAGAACGCGACCATGGCACCGCTCGACCACAGCACCGGCTTCAACGCCGTCGAAGAGATCCACGCCAAGCGCTGGGACGGCATCAAGCGCGACTACACCATGGAGGACGTCGCCCGGCTGAGCGGCTCGGTCCGGATCGAGTACACCCTGGCCGAGCTGGGCGCGCGGCGCCTGTGGGAGCTGCTGCACACCCGCCCCTACGTCCATTCGCTGGGCGCCTTCACCGGCAACCAGGCCATGCAGATGGTCAAGGCCGGGCTGGAGGCCATCTACCTCTCCGGCTGGCAGGTCGCGGCCGACGCCAACCTGGCCGGATCCATGTACCCGGACCAGAGCCTCTACCCGGCCAACTCCGTCCCGTCGGTGGTCAAGCGGATCAACAACGCGCTCCAGCGCGCCGACCAGATCCACCACATGGAAGGCAAGTCCGGCACCTACTGGTTCGCGCCGATCATCGCCGACGCCGAGGCCGGCTTCGGCGGGCCGCTGAACGCCTTCGAGCTGATGAAGGCCATGATCGAGGCTGGTGCGGCCGGAGTCCATTTCGAGGACCAGCTCGCGTCGGAGAAGAAGTGCGGCCATCTCGGCGGCAAGGTGCTGCTGCCGATCCAGCAGTTCGTGCGGACGCTCAACGCCGCCCGCATGGGCGCCGACGTCTGCGGCACCTCGACCCTGCTGATGGCGCGCACCGACGCGGAGAGCGCGCAGCTGATCACGTCCGACATCGACGAGCGCGACCACCCCTTCATCGACCGCGAGGACCGTACGCCGGAAGGCTTCTACCGCATCAGGAAGGGCGTCGGCGTCGATTACTGCATCGCCCGCGGCCTGGCCTACGCGCCCTATGCCGATCTGCTGTGGTGGGAAACCAGCAAGCCCAACCTGGAGGACGCCCGCCGGTTCGCCGAGGCGATCCACAAGGAGTTCCCGGGCAAGATGCTGGCCTACAACTGCTCGCCCAGCTTCAACTGGAAGGCCAACCTGGACGACGCCACGATCGCCCGCTTCCAGCAGGAGATCGGCGCCATGGGCTACAAGTACCAGTTCGTCACGCTGGCGGGCTTCCACAGCCTCAACTATGCCACCTTCGACCTGGCGCGCGGCTACAAGGAGCGCGGCATGGCGGCCTATTCCGAACTCCAGCAGAAGGAGTTCGCGGCCGAGAAGGACGGCTTCACCGCGGTCAAGCACCAGCGCGAGGTCGGCACCGGCTATTTCGACGCGGTCAGCGTCGCGGTGTCGGGCGGCAAGTCCTCGACCACCGCGATGAAGGACAGCACCGAGAGCGACCAGTTCCACTGATCCGCTCCGCCCGGAGCGCATCACCGGACTTAACCCTGAGTGACTTCAACCCTACGAGAACGATGGAGAGTGTCATGGGAAGCAACAATCGTTTCTGGGTCGTCGGCGGCGAGTACAAGGACACCCGGTTCTCCGAGGTGAAGGACGGCACCCAGAAGATGTTCGGTCCGTTCGACAGCTACGAGAAGGCCCGGTCCAAGTGGCAGGCCCAGGCGGAGGCGACCCGCAGCAACTGCCACATGCGCTTCACCATCGCGCAGGAAGGCTGACGGCGCGGCGGCGCCGTTCCCATCCCAGTGTTGGAGCAGACTGGCGGCGGTGAGATCCCTCACCGCCGCCTTTTTTCATCCGGCCCCGTCTCCGCGCGCCCCGCGGCTCTCCGGCCGCCGTCCTCCAGGCCTGCGCGGGGCGCGTACCTCGTATGTGCGAAATCATGCCGCCCGACCCGCCAATCACCGGGTCCGGAGCGGATGAGTTGATCATGGCGGGATTGCGCCACTACCGGCCGGGCGGCGGCCGGTAGCCATCGGTTGCGCTGCGGAATTAAACATTGACTTGGCGCATGAAAGCCGCCACTTAACCTTCATGCTTCGAAAAGCTTGACGGTGCCTTTGCGCCCCGGCTACGGTCGCGCCCCTTCCGGGACAGACCGTCTCACAGGCATCTGCATCTCGCGCGTTGGCCGAGCCCGCTTCGGATCAGTTCAGGTCGGGGATCGGTGGATCGAGCCGCTTCACGGCGGACCTCGCTGCGATTTCTACAGTTGCCGACGTGGTTCGCCGGGTTGTCGCAGCCGCGGCGGGCCGAAGCGTCCGACGTCACACGACACAACCAATGGAGGATTGCTTTGATGGATCAGCCGCTCGCGGGTAAGACCATCGCCATCCTGGTGGCTAACGGTTTCGAAGAAACCGAAATGACCGAGCCCCAGCGCGCCCTGCTCAAGACCGGTGCCAGCCTCAAGGTGATTTCGCCTGAGCAGGGTCTGGTGAACGGTTGGCACGGCAAGGCCTGGGGGCATTATTTCCCGGTCGATCAGCAGATCGCCGAGGTCCTGGCGGCCGATTTCGACATGCTGATCCTGCCCGGCGGCGAGCGCAGCGTCGCGAAGCTGGCCGGAAATCCGCATGTCCGCCGGATCATCGGCAGCTTCATGGACGGCGGCAAGCCGGTCGCGGCGATCGACGACGGCGTCAGCCTCCTGGCCGTGGCCCAGAAGGTCAAGGGCCGCACCGTCACCGCCTCGGAGACGGTCCGCGAGTCCCTGGAAGCCGCCGGCGCCGTGTGGAGCGAGGAGCCGATCACCCTCGACAAGGCCCTGGTCACCGCCGACGGCCTCGACAGCCTGCCGGCGTTCGTCGACCAGCTCGTCAAGTCGTTCACGGACGCCGCCCAGGTCAAGAAGGCCGCCTGACGGCCTTCCCAACCTTTCCGACGTTCGTTCGAAAGCGCCGCATCCTCCGGATCGCGGCGTTTTTCGTTTCTTCCCGGCCCTGGCGGTGACTTTTCCGGAGACGAGGGAGCCAAGGAGCGGTGTCGAGCGTTTCCACGCCGCAGCCTCCTTTCCGCCGTGGTGAAAGGCGGCTCGTCGAAGCCGGAGAAGAAAAACCCGTGATTCCGTCCCAAATCCGACGCCATGGACTGGCGTCCGCCCTCTGCCTTGCCGCCTTGTCCGGAGTCGCCGGCGGAAATCCGGCATTCGCCCAGGCGCCCGACGACACCTTCATCGCCGGCTATGCCGCCGCGATCGTCCAGCGCGAATTCGGTCTGGCCGCGTCCAAGGTCACGGTATCGGGCGGCGTGGTCCAGGTCGATGCCGAGACCCTCGCCTCCTCCACGGGTCCGCGCCTGCGGAGCGCCCTGTCGGAAATCCCCGGCGTCACCGAAGTCCGGGTGCGCGAGGCGGCCGTGCCGCCCGTGCCCGCGCCGGGACCCGTGCTGGCACAGCCTCCGGCCGACGCTGCCGGCGTCCCGGCCACCGCGATCGTGGCGCAGGGCGCGGAGATCCTGCCGCGCAACAACCTGTTCGAACCGCTGGTCGCCGATCCCCGCTGGCCGCGTTTCTCGGCCAGCTACCGGTACTACCTGGACGATCCGGACGTGGAGCATGCCGGCGCGGTCAGCTTCGGCGAGACCTTCGCCCTGTACCGCAACAGCCTGTTCGGCGGTCGCTGGGAAGTGGGCTTCCAGGCCAGCGTCTTCTCGGTCTTCGACCTCAACAGCGACAGCATGGACCTGGTCAACGCCGACTATTGGGTCGGCATCCCGGTGTCGTGGCGGCGGGGCGACTTCTCGGTGCTCGGGCGCATCTTCCACCAGAGCTCCCATCTGGGCGACGAGTACCTGCTGCGCGAGGAGATCGACCGGTCCCGCCGCATCAACCTGAGCTACGAGGCGGTCGAGGGGCTGGCCTCCTACGATATCGGCGACGAGTTCCGGGTCTATGGCGGGGTCAGCTACCTGTTCGACCAGGAACCGTCGGACCTGGAGCCCTGGGCCGCCCAGGCCGGCCTGGAGTACGAGAGCCGCGACACCTACGCCGGCGGACTGCTCCGCCCGGTCGCCGCGGCCGACATGAAGTTCCGCGAGGAGGCCGACTGGGACATGGACCTGTCCCTGCAGGCGGGCTTCCAGCTCGAAAGCACCCTGCTGACGCCCCGTCGCATCCGGTTGCTGGCGGAATACTACAACGGCTCGAACCCCAACGGGCAGTTCTACTCCCGCAAGTTGGAGTATATCGGGTTCGGCATCAACGTCCAGCTCGACTGACGTTCGGATTTGGGCCACAGATGCACGCAGATAAACACAGATTTCTTTGGAAATAAGCTCTCGCAGCCCGCAGAGGATCGGGCATTCGGGAGCCCATCTGTGTTCATCTGCGGCTAATTCAATTCGGTCCGCACTTCCCACAGTTCCGGGAAGAACGTCATGTCGAGGGCGCGGCGGAGATAGCCGACGCCGGCGGTGCCGCCGGTGCCGCGCTTGAAGCCGATGATCCGCTTGACCGTGGTCATGTGCCGGAACCGCCATTGCTGGAACCAGTCCTCCAGGTCGACCAGTTCCTCGCCCAGCTGGTAGAGGTCCCAATGCCGCCGGGTGTCGCGGTAGATCTCCAGCCAGGCCGACAGCACGGTGGGATCGCTGCGGTGGGGGGTGGAGAGGTCCCGGTCCAGGACCTCCCGGGATATGGCAAAGCCGCGCCGGGCCAGCAGGCGGACGGTGGCGTCGTACAGGCTGGGGCCTTCCAGGGCCGCCTTGAGGCCGGCATGAAGGTCCTCGCGGTGGCGATGGGGCGCCAGCATCGAGGCGCGCTTGTTGCCCAGCAGGAATTCCATCATGCGGTACTGGTGCGACTGGAAACCCGAGGACTGGCCGAGCCGGTCTCGGAACTTCAGGTAGTCGGCCGGGGTCAGGGTGGACAGGATGTCCCAGGACTGGATCAGCTGGCTCTGGATCCGCGAGACCCGCGCGAGGTTCTTGAAGGCCGGCTGGAGGTCGTCGCGCTCCAGCCCGGCGATGGTGGCCCGAAGCTCGTGGATCGCCAGCTTCAGCCATAGCTCGGTCGCCTGGTGGATGACGATGAACAGCATCTCGTCATGCTCTTCGGACACCGGCTGCTGGCAGGCCAGCAGCGGATCGAGCCTGAGATAGTCGCCGTAGCTCATGGCGCCGCTGAAATCGGTGTGGGCGCCCGATTCCCCGTGGTCGAGGTCTTCCATGAGGATCTCTCCTTGCCTTCGATTCAGGTGACCGCGGCGCGGCGGTGGAATTCCGGGTGGTCCCATTCGCCGCTCTCCATCACGGCGCGCAGATGCTCGACCGCCCGCCAGACGTCGGCATAGCCGACATAGAGCGGCGCGAAGCCGAAACGCAGGATGTCGGGTGCCCGGAAGTCGCCGATCACGCCGCGTCGGATCAGGGCCTGCACGATGGCGTAGCCCTGCGCGTGGGCGAAGCAGACCTGGCTGCCGCGCCCCGCGGGATCGGCCGGGGAGGCGAGGCGGAAGCCGTGGGCGCCGCAGCGGGCGGAAACCAGGTCGGCGAACAGGGTGCCGAGCGCCATGGACTTGGCGCGGAGCGCCGCCATGTCCGCCTCCAGCATCAGGTCCACCCCGACCTCCAGTGCCGCCAGGCTGATCACCGGCGGCGTGCCGACCAGCATCCGGTCCAGGCCGTCGGCGGGGCGGTAGTTCCCGTCGAAGGCGAAGGGGGCGGCGTGGCCCATCCAGCCCGACAGCGGCGGGGTCAGGGTGTCGTGGTGGCGGGCGGCGGCGAACAGGAAGGACGGCGCGCCGGGGCCGCCGTTCAGGTACTTGTAGCCGCAGCCGACCGCGAAATCGGCGTCGCAGCCGTCGAGGTCGACCGGCACGGCGCCGGCGCTGTGGGCGAGGTCCCACAATGTCAGAGCGCCGGCGGCCCGCGCCCGCCGGGTCACCTCGGCCATGTCGTGGATCCGGCCGCTGCGATAGTTCACGTGGGTCAGGGAAACCAGCGCCAC contains:
- the kynA gene encoding tryptophan 2,3-dioxygenase, which codes for MEDLDHGESGAHTDFSGAMSYGDYLRLDPLLACQQPVSEEHDEMLFIVIHQATELWLKLAIHELRATIAGLERDDLQPAFKNLARVSRIQSQLIQSWDILSTLTPADYLKFRDRLGQSSGFQSHQYRMMEFLLGNKRASMLAPHRHREDLHAGLKAALEGPSLYDATVRLLARRGFAISREVLDRDLSTPHRSDPTVLSAWLEIYRDTRRHWDLYQLGEELVDLEDWFQQWRFRHMTTVKRIIGFKRGTGGTAGVGYLRRALDMTFFPELWEVRTELN
- a CDS encoding TylF/MycF/NovP-related O-methyltransferase gives rise to the protein MTVNDSHAARPLGADRFNKPFYRLLMALGLFGPSRRVNRWLYRVRTQRRALAGQGLVPERKLTASFVDAVERLRGLNGGKPIGDYMEFGVCYGSSMACMHDALVRTGTPGVRQFGFDSFEGLPPETDHQDNQLWSSGQLASSIEFARKLLTRRGVDWSKTFLIKGWFKDTLTPDLVERHGIRHVGIAMIDCDIYTSARDSLAFVEPLIGDHAVFLFDDWHAGGLAEQNLGEKRAFDEFLRRNPDITTIQLPAYDENSAVFLLTRNKARPHA
- a CDS encoding DUF1207 domain-containing protein; its protein translation is MIPSQIRRHGLASALCLAALSGVAGGNPAFAQAPDDTFIAGYAAAIVQREFGLAASKVTVSGGVVQVDAETLASSTGPRLRSALSEIPGVTEVRVREAAVPPVPAPGPVLAQPPADAAGVPATAIVAQGAEILPRNNLFEPLVADPRWPRFSASYRYYLDDPDVEHAGAVSFGETFALYRNSLFGGRWEVGFQASVFSVFDLNSDSMDLVNADYWVGIPVSWRRGDFSVLGRIFHQSSHLGDEYLLREEIDRSRRINLSYEAVEGLASYDIGDEFRVYGGVSYLFDQEPSDLEPWAAQAGLEYESRDTYAGGLLRPVAAADMKFREEADWDMDLSLQAGFQLESTLLTPRRIRLLAEYYNGSNPNGQFYSRKLEYIGFGINVQLD
- the aceA gene encoding isocitrate lyase, which gives rise to MAPLDHSTGFNAVEEIHAKRWDGIKRDYTMEDVARLSGSVRIEYTLAELGARRLWELLHTRPYVHSLGAFTGNQAMQMVKAGLEAIYLSGWQVAADANLAGSMYPDQSLYPANSVPSVVKRINNALQRADQIHHMEGKSGTYWFAPIIADAEAGFGGPLNAFELMKAMIEAGAAGVHFEDQLASEKKCGHLGGKVLLPIQQFVRTLNAARMGADVCGTSTLLMARTDAESAQLITSDIDERDHPFIDREDRTPEGFYRIRKGVGVDYCIARGLAYAPYADLLWWETSKPNLEDARRFAEAIHKEFPGKMLAYNCSPSFNWKANLDDATIARFQQEIGAMGYKYQFVTLAGFHSLNYATFDLARGYKERGMAAYSELQQKEFAAEKDGFTAVKHQREVGTGYFDAVSVAVSGGKSSTTAMKDSTESDQFH
- a CDS encoding DUF4170 domain-containing protein, translating into MGSNNRFWVVGGEYKDTRFSEVKDGTQKMFGPFDSYEKARSKWQAQAEATRSNCHMRFTIAQEG
- a CDS encoding helix-turn-helix domain-containing protein, giving the protein MGADKKAMLGHKVRRLRRDHNLTQAQMAEQLGISASYLNLIEHNQRPVTVQLLLKLGQAFEIDLQAFAEDEESRLIAGLREVFADPLFAGSDVKNSDFRELAAVAPTLGQAVVTLYQAYRESREDIEALAGRVADRDKLQVVQAAAFPVEEVRDFFHAQGNHFPELESAAEELWRDLKAESGDLYRGLTDFLSRAHGVRVKLMPMDVMGTGLRRFDRHSRRILLSEMLPPSGRNFQLACQIALLHHRDLLDRLAAGTSLSGDEARRLTRIGLSNYFAGAVLMPYDRFIEAARSVRYDIEILGHRFDASFEQVCHRLTTLQRPGAKGVPFFLIRVDNAGNVSKRFSAGSLNFARFGGACPRWNVHDAFRSPGQIMTQLARMPDGTTYFSIARTVDKSGGGWRSPPQQFAIGLGCDVAHAGQLVYAEGVDLDNVGAATPIGVNCRLCPRLDCSQRAFPPLNHRLIIDENQRGLSTYFFMPGRQQTEL
- the kynU gene encoding kynureninase gives rise to the protein MPEMDVAACRALDAADPLARFRDRFALPDGVIYLDGNSLGALPRATAARVASVVEAEWGRDLIGSWTAHHWIDLPRRVGDKIARLVGAAPGEVRVADSTSVNLFKLMAAALRLRPDRRVILSEPDNFPTDLYIAQGLVDLLGQGHELRLAGPDGLADAIDGDVALVSLTHVNYRSGRIHDMAEVTRRARAAGALTLWDLAHSAGAVPVDLDGCDADFAVGCGYKYLNGGPGAPSFLFAAARHHDTLTPPLSGWMGHAAPFAFDGNYRPADGLDRMLVGTPPVISLAALEVGVDLMLEADMAALRAKSMALGTLFADLVSARCGAHGFRLASPADPAGRGSQVCFAHAQGYAIVQALIRRGVIGDFRAPDILRFGFAPLYVGYADVWRAVEHLRAVMESGEWDHPEFHRRAAVT
- a CDS encoding DJ-1/PfpI family protein, encoding MDQPLAGKTIAILVANGFEETEMTEPQRALLKTGASLKVISPEQGLVNGWHGKAWGHYFPVDQQIAEVLAADFDMLILPGGERSVAKLAGNPHVRRIIGSFMDGGKPVAAIDDGVSLLAVAQKVKGRTVTASETVRESLEAAGAVWSEEPITLDKALVTADGLDSLPAFVDQLVKSFTDAAQVKKAA